DNA sequence from the Bacteroidia bacterium genome:
GGCATCTAAGGCATAAACAAATTTATCTTCTATGCCGATAAATAACATTCCATCAACAATTGAAGCTGATGAAACGATGTTAAAAGCATTAGAAACTTTCCATTTTACTTCTCCTGTTTTTACATCTAAGGCGAGTAGGTTTTTGGTTGCGGTTGGGTTTTCTTCGGCATTTCCGATATAAAGCATTCCGTAGGCAATAGAGGGTGTTGCATACACACGGCCTTCGATTTGGTCATATTTCCAAAGTTCTGAACCGTCTTTAACATTGAGAGCGTAAATAGTAGCTTTGGTGTAACCATTTGCACCAAAGTAGATTACATTTTCAAAGAATACAGGTGATGCGGCTACGTTTCCGTCAGTTTTGTATTTCCAGATCACTTCACCAGTTTCTTGCTTTAGGGCATAAAAGTAGGCATCATCAGAACCAAAGAAAATCATTCCGTTTGTAACGATGGGTGTGGTTGCGATATTACTTTCTGTTTTGAATGTCCAGACTTGGGATCCTTTGGCGGTTTCTACAGCATAAAATATACCGTCATCACTGCCAAAATAAGCAATACCATTAACTACAACGGGGTCTGATTTAATAGCTTTGTTGGTAACAAACTTCCAACGTAGTTTTCCTGTACGAAAATCAACGGCGTGTAACTTTCCATTTTCGCAGCCAAAATATACAGAATTATCGGCTACGGTGCAGGTTGTGGTGATGGGAGAACTCATATTGAGTTTCCACTTAACGCCGGTATATTTTCGGATACCTTTGGTTTCATAAACGCCCGTCCGTTGCAAATTAGCTTTGAACATAGGCATTTTTTGGGCTAATAAATCAGATACAGAAAGCAATAAAATTGCTGCAATTATTCCAAAATACATTTTCTTTATCATAGTATAAAAAAATTAAGGTTGATCTTTGGGGTTTACTGGTAGCGTAATTGTAAAACAGGTTTTTCCCGGAACGGAATTAACAGAAATCGTGCCATGATGTTTTTCGATAATTTTTTTACAAATATCGAGGCCGAGGCCGCTGCCTTCTCCTTGCGGTTTGGTGGTAAAAAACGGATTAAAGATTTTGGGCAAAATATC
Encoded proteins:
- a CDS encoding PQQ-binding-like beta-propeller repeat protein; amino-acid sequence: MIKKMYFGIIAAILLLSVSDLLAQKMPMFKANLQRTGVYETKGIRKYTGVKWKLNMSSPITTTCTVADNSVYFGCENGKLHAVDFRTGKLRWKFVTNKAIKSDPVVVNGIAYFGSDDGIFYAVETAKGSQVWTFKTESNIATTPIVTNGMIFFGSDDAYFYALKQETGEVIWKYKTDGNVAASPVFFENVIYFGANGYTKATIYALNVKDGSELWKYDQIEGRVYATPSIAYGMLYIGNAEENPTATKNLLALDVKTGEVKWKVSNAFNIVSSASIVDGMLFIGIEDKFVYALDAKTGTEKWKFKTAAKVTASPVLSEGMVYIPGNDKLFYALDSKSGTVLWKHKSETNFTNSPTIDNGVIYIGAEDNYLYALY